The following proteins come from a genomic window of Henningerozyma blattae CBS 6284 chromosome 4, complete genome:
- the TBLA0D01440 gene encoding [histone H3]-lysine(79) N-trimethyltransferase (similar to Saccharomyces cerevisiae DOT1 (YDR440W); ancestral locus Anc_5.556) — translation MSSNHEPPEEKPESTSSSDSDLTSVSQLDSVSEQSTEIEATLPDSKQLNTETKTGTISKLLNDEKSDCSEISDKVKEKLMPVPESSYRDSSSTSLGNIQFTTKRPRKVEPSIISSPEILNTSMNVETARYSQLESNNTTTQTTKPTATYATSISKLSSAQNSTPNIKNKPLARLFSEYNDAHEGEQSRFVENYKTMIQLHYKMFDLDYIESKATFMGTLIPSTMLTKHFTNLYEQKVTKIKLIPSPLFIDYEEDYDINFENIDKRFNPMLEIGKIIEYTYLIFLPERFKSNFERNIITPLNLSYDNLNKEDFIRIVSLHNETLRKIPRKEILSQLKNIKSIPQSFIHDFLQCVYSRIVTPRANDLKHYEAFSNNVYGELLPKFLSDVFMQCNLNSNSIFIDLGSGVGNCVVQAALEYGCKLSFGCEIMKNASTLTELQQVELENRCKLFGIRLQAIDFSLRTSFVNNEKVSTLLKKCDVVLVNNFLFDSDLNKQVENTLKDLKIGCKVISLKNLRPSGYTIDFFNIESILNRLKIEQFKLNEDCVSWTHKGGEYYISTVLEDFDETLFDPSRRHRKTRRPSKYSR, via the coding sequence ATGTCTTCTAATCATGAACCTCCAGAAGAAAAACCTGAGAGCACTAGTAGCAGTGATAGTGATTTAACCTCAGTTTCTCAATTAGATTCTGTTAGCGAACAATCAACTGAGATTGAGGCGACTCTCCCTGATAGTAAGCAACTAAATACTGAAACCAAAACAGGTACCATTTCTAAActtttaaatgatgaaaaaagtGATTGTTCAGAGATATCAGATAAAGTAAAGGAGAAGCTCATGCCAGTGCCAGAAAGTTCCTATAGGGACTCATCATCCACAAGTTTAGGCAACATACAATTTACCACAAAGCGTCCCAGGAAAGTTGAGCCAAGTATTATTTCAAGCCCAGAAATATTGAATACATCAATGAACGTTGAAACTGCAAGATATTCACAGCTAGAAAGTAACAATACTACTACTCAAACAACAAAACCTACCGCTACCTATGCCacttcaatttcaaaattatccaGTGCTCAAAATTCAACaccaaatataaaaaataagcCTTTAGCTAGACTATTTTCCGAATATAACGACGCACATGAAGGAGAACAGAGCAGATTTgttgaaaattataaaacGATGATACAACTTCATTATAAAATGTTTGACCTTGACTATATAGAGTCAAAAGCAACATTCATGGGAACATTAATCCCTTCAACGATGTTAACAAAGCATTTTACTAATTTATATGAGCAAAAGGTAACGAAAATAAAACTTATACCGTCtccattatttattgattatgaagaagattacgacattaattttgaaaatattgacaAAAGATTTAATCCTATGCTAGAAATTGGTAAGATAATTGAATATACAtacttaatttttcttccgGAACGATTCAAATCTAATTTTGAGCGTAATATTATAACACCTCTAAATCTCTCATATGATAACCTTAACAAAGAGGATTTTATAAGGATTGTTAGTCTGCATAATGAAACCTTGAGAAAAATTCcgagaaaagaaattttatcacagctgaagaatattaaatcaatacCTCAATCATTTATCCATGACTTTTTACAATGTGTCTATTCAAGAATAGTTACTCCAAGGgcaaatgatttaaaacattATGAAGCTTTTAGCAATAATGTTTATGGAGAACTGCTGCCCAAATTCTTATCTGATGTATTTATGCAATgcaatttaaattcaaattccaTATTCATTGACTTGGGATCTGGTGTCGGTAATTGTGTAGTTCAAGCTGCTTTAGAATATGGCTGTAAATTAAGTTTTGGTTGtgaaattatgaaaaatgCCAGTACATTAACCGAGCTACAACAAGTAGAGCTAGAAAATAGATGTAAACTATTTGGAATTCGTTTACAAGcaattgatttttcattaagAACAAGCTTTGTAAATAACGAGAAAGTTTCCACACTTTTAAAGAAGTGCGATGTAGTACTtgtgaataattttttattcgATTCTGACTTAAATAAACAAGTAGAAAATACCTTGAAAGACCTGAAAATTGGATGTAAGGTTATCTCTCTAAAAAATTTGAGGCCGTCAGGGTACACAATAGACTTCTTTAATATCGAATCAATTTTAAACCGACTAAAAATTGaacaattcaaattaaatgaagattGTGTTTCATGGACACATAAAGGAGGtgaatattatatttcaacTGTACTAGAAGATTTTGATGAGACGCTATTTGATCCTAGTAGAAGACATAGAAAGACCAGACGTCCATCTAAATATTCGAGATAA